TTCAACGTTTTGCAGTGCATCACTAACTGTTTCTAACTGCTTTTCAAGTTTTTCAATTTCACGCTTTAATGGCTGCATTTGTTTTCTAAACTCAGCTTCAAGGCGTTTTTGCTCTTTGCGGTTTTGCACCTTGTTAGGTTTGCTTTCAACTGGCGCTATATCACTTTCAGGTGTTTTAGCAACGTCTTTGTTGGCAAGCCATGCGTAGTAATCTTCAATCTCGTAACCTAGTTGAGTTACTTGACCGCTATCCACTAAATAAAACTGATCTGAAGTGTTTTTTAATAAATGACGATCGTGCGATACCGTAACCATTGCCCCTTCAAACCCTTGCAGTGCCATTACGAGAGCATGACGCATTTCTAAATCTAAGTGGTTGGTTGGTTCATCGAGTAGCAAGATGTTAGGTTTTTGATACACCAATAATGCCAACACTAAACGCGCTTTTTCGCCACCAGAGAATGGCGCTACAGGCTCAAGGGCTTTGTCGCCATGAAACGCAAAGCAACCAAGAAAGTCTCTTAGTTCTTGCTCTGTCGCTTTGCTATCCAGACGTTGCAAATGCAAAATGGCCGATGCACTTGGGTCGAGCGATTCGAGTTGATGCTGCGCAAAGTAACCTATACGCAAGCCTTGGTGGTGCACAAATTCGCCTGATTGCGCGTTTAACTCGCCTGCTAATAATTTGATTAACGTTGATTTACCCGCGCCGTTTTTACCAAGTAGCGCAATGCGGCTACCTGGAACAAGGTTTAGTTTGATGTCTTGTAAAATGGTGACATCGCCATAACCCGCTTTCACTTTTTCTAAAGAAATAAGTGGGTTTGGTAAGCTAGGTGGCTCTTTAAAACTAAAGTTAAATGGCGAGTCGATATGTGCTGGCGCCAGTTTTTCCATTCGCTCGAGTGCTTTAACACGACTTTGCGCTTGTTTGGCTTTGCTGGCTTTGGCCTTAAAGCGGCGAATAAAGTTTTCTAAGTGTGCTATTTGTTCTTGTTGCTTTTCAAAGTTACTTTGCTGCTGAGCTAGTTTTTCAGCCTTAATACGCTCAAACTGGCTATAGTTACCTTTGTAAGTGTGAATTTGCT
This region of Pseudoalteromonas spongiae UST010723-006 genomic DNA includes:
- a CDS encoding ATP-binding cassette domain-containing protein: MIQISNLELLRGGKPLLKNTNATLFAGHKVGLVGNNGCGKSSLFALIRNELSPDMGECSIPKEWRIASVKQETPGLDISALEYVLQGYEEYYALREQLHVAERTNDGAKQAELHLALEELQAYHIEAKAGELLHGLGFSQQQISLPVKSFSGGWRMRLNLAQALLQEADLLLLDEPTNHLDLDAVYWLEKFLKTYPGTLVLISHDREFLDAIVGEIWHVYQQQIHTYKGNYSQFERIKAEKLAQQQSNFEKQQEQIAHLENFIRRFKAKASKAKQAQSRVKALERMEKLAPAHIDSPFNFSFKEPPSLPNPLISLEKVKAGYGDVTILQDIKLNLVPGSRIALLGKNGAGKSTLIKLLAGELNAQSGEFVHHQGLRIGYFAQHQLESLDPSASAILHLQRLDSKATEQELRDFLGCFAFHGDKALEPVAPFSGGEKARLVLALLVYQKPNILLLDEPTNHLDLEMRHALVMALQGFEGAMVTVSHDRHLLKNTSDQFYLVDSGQVTQLGYEIEDYYAWLANKDVAKTPESDIAPVESKPNKVQNRKEQKRLEAEFRKQMQPLKREIEKLEKQLETVSDALQNVESALADASIYQDENKAELNKQLAEQAKLAPQLNEIEESLLEKLETLEQEEADFAAQFAE